From the Candidatus Binataceae bacterium genome, the window CGTCAACGCAAGGATTTGGGTCTTGCGGCCGCCTAGCGCGGCCTCGCGGACGCGGATGCGCTTGGTGGTTTCGATGCCGTCGAGCCCCGGCATCTGGATATCCATCAGCACCAGATCATAGGGCGTGCCGGCGGAGTTCGCTGACAGCCATGATTCCAGCGCCTCTTCGCCACTGGTGGCGATCACGGCCTGATGCCCGAGCCTGCTCAGCAGCGAACGCATCAGGAGTGCATTGATCTCGTTGTCTTCGGCCACTAGCACCGAAAGGCCGCGCGTGGCTGCGGCCGGCGTGGCTTCGATCGACTCCGGCTGGTCGAGCAAGGTATCGCCTGCAAGCTCCGGTGCTGCGACTTCCGGCGCCGTCGAGAGGCGGGCGGCGAGCGAAGCCGCGCGCAATGGTTTGATCAGATAGCCGGTCAGGTGCGATGACGAGGCAAGCTCGTGCCGCGTCGCCGGCGTGAACATGACGATCCGTTGCGTAGCCCAGGATCGCGCGGCCGACGCCAGCGCTTCAACTTCTTCCGCGCCCAGCGCATGGTCGAGCAGAATCGCGAGCCAATTGCGTTCCGGCAAGAGCGCGCGCGCCACTTCGGCATCCGCGACCACGCAGGTCTGGCCGCCCCAGCGATGAAGCCGCCGCGCGATCAGGGAGGCCTCGATGCTCTCCGGCGCGACCAGCATGATCGACTGGCCGGCAAGCTCCGGTGCGGCGAAGGGCGGCCCTGCGCCTTGGCCGGCGGCCGCAAGCGGAATGGCCGCCTCGAAGGTCGAGCCGACGCCGAGTTTACTTTGCAGCGTGATGCGGCCGCCCATTCGTTTGACGATGCGCTCCGAGATGCTCAAGCCGAGGCCGGTGCCGCCATAGCTACGGGCAATCTTCTCGTCGGCCTGCTCGAATTCGCGGAAAATCCGCGCCTGGGCTTCCGGCGCAATGCCGATGCCGGTGTCGCGCACCAGGAAGCTGATTTCATTGGGCCAGATGCCGGGCTCGACGATCAGCGCCACGCCGCCGGTCGCGGTGAATTTGATCGCATTGCCGGCTAGATTCAATAACACCTGGCGCAGCCGCGCGGCATCGCCGATCACTTGCGCCGGCAGGCGCTCGTCGACATAGGCCGCGATCTCGAGCTTGCGCGCCTGCGCCCGCGGCGCGAGCAGCTCGGTGATGTCCTCGATCAGCGCGGCGAGCGCGAACGGGCGCGATTCGAGGTCGATCTTGCCGGCCTCGACCTTGGAATAATCCAATAGCTCCTCGATCAAGGCGAGCAGCGCGTCGCCGGACGTCTTCACCGCCTTGGCGTAGGTCATCTGCTCCGGGGTCAGCGGCGTATCGAGCAGAAGAGAGCTCATGCCGAGGATGCCGTTCAGGGGGGTGCGGATTTCGTGGCTTGCCATCGCCAGGAAACGCGACTTGGCGCGATTGGCGGCATCGGCCTGGTCGCGCGCCTCGGCGAGCGCGCGCTCGGTCTCGGTGCGGTCGGTGACGTCGCGGCCGACGCATTGCATTTCGGCGGGCGCGCCCGCATCGAAGCGGACCAGTCCCTCGCGCCATGCGATCCACCGCGGTCCGAGCGCGGTTTCGATTTTCTGGTCGTGAACCCGCGTGCCGTTCGGCTCGAGCGCGCTGTCGCCCTGCTCGAGCACGCTGAACTGAAACTGGCTGCCGATCAGCGCGCTACGCGGCTTTTGGGTGAGCTCGCAATAGGCGTCGTTGACGAAGGTGATCAAGCCTTTGGCATCGCGCAGCACGATCAGATCGCCTTGCGATTCGAACAGGCTGCGGACGCGCTCCTCGGCTTCCTTCAATTCCCAATTGCGATCGACCAGCGTCTCGTTATGCAGCGCGATCTTGCGCATTTTCTTGCGCAGGAAACGCAGCCGCATGCTCACTGTGACGAGCGCGAGGCAGGCGAGGGCGAACAGGAAGCTTGCCCCGATCGCGAAGCTGTTGGGGTCATAGCCGGAATCCGGGGATCGGCTGCCGGCGATGAACCCATAGGCGCCGCCAAAGGTGGCGGAGAAGATCATGAACGAGCGGACGGAGAACAGTACCCAGGGATGACGTCGCGAGAAACGGCGCAAGCGCAACTTGATCCTGACAATCCGCCCCATCACCGATCACCCCAAAAGCTCGCGTCACGCGTTGCGTCACGCCGGCGCAGTTGTCCGGCTGCCGGCGCTGCGTCATTGGTTGGCGACGAGGATGGGATTACGACCTTGCAAAGTGCTTGAGGCAATGTGGCCTGATATTGTCCACTGAGAACATGGTTAATAAAGGGTTAGGGCCGCTTGGCCCGCGGCCCGAAGGCGCGCCAAGACAAGATCGCAAGCTGACAAGACGCAAGCTAAAGCGAGGCAGCCTGCCGGGACTGACGTCCGCCGCCGGCGCCGACGACAAGCGCCGCCGCATCGCGCAGCGAAAACCGCTTCGAGCGGACAAAGATGCGATAATCGGCGGGACCCTCATGCGACAGGTAAATGACGGGGCCGCCGCTTTCTGGATCTATCGAGACCGACACAAAGCGCGTCGCGGGATGCGCCTCGCATGCACCCGGCTCGGCAGCCTCAGCCTCGTCGACCAGGGCGAAGTCGGCTGTATCAGCGCTATCCGATATCTGCACCCGCACCGTCGCCGCGGCCGGGTCGTCGGTGAACGCGACATGGAGATCGGCATGCCAGGGCAGGTCCGAAAGCTCCACCGAGGAATCGGCGACTGCGATACAGGGATGCAAACTGAGCAACAGGCCGCCGCGCGCGAACAAAGCGGCAAGGAGAAGTGGAACGGCCGAGGCCAGAATCCTGAAACGCAACATGAACCCACTCGCTCATCGCAAACCCTCCGATTTTTCGGAGGGCTTATGGTTGGCGAAGCGTAAACAAAACTCGTTACCGTCGGGTTGATGGGGGAGGCATATCGTAGCCCGGATGAGCGAAGCGACATCCGGGAACGCGATACCGCCCCGGATTTCGCGTTCGCTCATCCGGGCTACGGGTTCCTTCGCCGCGTCACAAATTCGAATTTCAAACAGCCCGCGCGGCCCGCAGCCACACCCTCGCGATCTCGCGGCGTCAATACGCCCGAGCTGTGCATGAACCTTTCGCCCCGAAACATAGAGGCGCAGGGAATGCCGGGCGCGCGATGCGCCCGCAGCCTCGCATGCAAAATAAAATGAGCATACGAGTGTAGTCACCACGGTCACACCGGAAACACCCGGCATTCCCTACGCAATGGTTTTACGGCTTATAGCGAGCTCTCCCTGGTGACCGGGCTTTCTTGCCACCATCGCCTGCGGGATCATCACCCGCAAACTTGACGCCAGCGTCGGGGCGTCAGGACCACACGACTTCGCCGTCCGCCTGAAAGCGCGCTCGTCCTATCGCGCCTTCGGCGTCCATCGCATCCCAAGCCCAACGTTCGTGACGATCGCGAAACGTCCCTCTTATCGGGCGGGACGGGGCGAGCTTGTAGAGATGATTTGCCCGACATGGAAAGCGGAAAATTTTTCGCAAAGAGACTGGACAGCGAGTTCAATACGCGCAGTGATTTGCCCGTCGGGTGGAGCGCGCCGCTGACGTGTTCGCTAGCTCACGCCGCGCGCCGGACATCCTCGGCGAGCGCGCGGTAGGACAAGGCTTCGGCCAGATGCAGCCGCGTGATCTGTTCCGCGCCGTCGAGGTCGGCCAGCGTTCGCGCCACGCGCAGCACGCGGTGATAGCCGCGCGCCGACAGCCGCATGGTTTCGGAGGCATCGCGCAACAATTTCAGCCCCTGCGCGTCGGGCTGCGCGACGGTCTCCAGCACCGAAGCCGGCGCTTCGGCGTTGGTGCGAATATTTGCAAGTCCAATCGCGGCATAACGCGCGCTCTGCACGTCGCGCGCCGCCGCCACGCGGGCCGCCACTTCGGCTGAACCCTCCGCCGGCGGCGGCAGGATCAGATCGGCGGCGGTGACGGCGGGCACTTCGATGCGCAAATCGATGCGGTCCATCAGGGGACCTGAGATGCGGGTCTGATAATCCGAGGTGCAGCGGTCGATCCGGCCGCGCTTGCAGGAAAAGCCGGGCTCGAAGGCATGGCCGCAGCGGCAGGGATTCATGGCGGCGACCAGCATGAATCGCGCAGGGTAAGTGACGCGGTGATTGGCGCGGGAGACGGAGACCTCGCCGT encodes:
- a CDS encoding ATP-binding protein, which translates into the protein MRRFSRRHPWVLFSVRSFMIFSATFGGAYGFIAGSRSPDSGYDPNSFAIGASFLFALACLALVTVSMRLRFLRKKMRKIALHNETLVDRNWELKEAEERVRSLFESQGDLIVLRDAKGLITFVNDAYCELTQKPRSALIGSQFQFSVLEQGDSALEPNGTRVHDQKIETALGPRWIAWREGLVRFDAGAPAEMQCVGRDVTDRTETERALAEARDQADAANRAKSRFLAMASHEIRTPLNGILGMSSLLLDTPLTPEQMTYAKAVKTSGDALLALIEELLDYSKVEAGKIDLESRPFALAALIEDITELLAPRAQARKLEIAAYVDERLPAQVIGDAARLRQVLLNLAGNAIKFTATGGVALIVEPGIWPNEISFLVRDTGIGIAPEAQARIFREFEQADEKIARSYGGTGLGLSISERIVKRMGGRITLQSKLGVGSTFEAAIPLAAAGQGAGPPFAAPELAGQSIMLVAPESIEASLIARRLHRWGGQTCVVADAEVARALLPERNWLAILLDHALGAEEVEALASAARSWATQRIVMFTPATRHELASSSHLTGYLIKPLRAASLAARLSTAPEVAAPELAGDTLLDQPESIEATPAAATRGLSVLVAEDNEINALLMRSLLSRLGHQAVIATSGEEALESWLSANSAGTPYDLVLMDIQMPGLDGIETTKRIRVREAALGGRKTQILALTANTLVEDRYACFEAGMDGFLIKPLDREKLGDALAGLAAARHVAA